Proteins found in one Toxotes jaculatrix isolate fToxJac2 chromosome 18, fToxJac2.pri, whole genome shotgun sequence genomic segment:
- the hsd17b1 gene encoding estradiol 17-beta-dehydrogenase 1 → MDKKVVLITGCSSGIGLSLAVRLASDPSKAFKVYATMRNLAKKERLLECVKGLHKDTLDILQMDVTDRQSILDARDRVVEKRVDILVCNAGVGLMGPLELQSLEAMRQILEVNLLGTIQTIQAFLPEMKAQGKGRIMVTGSTGGLHGLPFNEVYCASKFAIEGACESLAVLLQHFNIHVSLIECGPVNTDFLVNLQRAELGHTSLQQVDTHTLSLYEKYLQHCGSVFQNAAQDTEDIVKVFLDAIQSPSPAFRYFTSGVVPPLTQLKITEPDGSQYIRAMSKIIFSSEEQ, encoded by the exons ATGGACAAGAAGGTGGTGCTGATCACGGGCTGCTCCTCGGGGATTGGCCTCAGCCTGGCTGTGCGGCTGGCCTCTGACCCCAGCAAAGCATTCAAAG TCTATGCCACAATGAGGAACCTGGCCAAGAAGGAACGTCTTTTAGAGTGTGTGAAAGGTCTGCACAAGGACACCTTGGACATTCTCCAGATGGATGTGACGGACCGACAGTCCATTCTGGATGCGAGGGACAGGGTTGTGGAGAAACGAGTGGACATTCTGG TGTGTAATGCTGGTGTGGGTTTGATGGGGCCGCTGGAGCTGCAGTCCTTGGAGGCGATGAGGCAGATTCTCGAGGTCAACCTCTTAGGTACCATCCAGACCATCCAGGCCTTCCTTCCGGAGATGAAGGCTCAGGGCAAGGGCCGCATCATGGTCACCGGCAGCACTGGTGGGCTTCACG GTCTCCCTTTTAATGAGGTATACTGTGCCAGTAAATTTGCAATTGAGGGAGCATGTGAGAGTTTGGCTGTCCTCCTGCAACACTTCAATATCCA TGTGAGTCTCATTGAGTGCGGCCCAGTCAACACTGACTTCCTGGTCAACCTGCAGAGGGCGGAGCTTGGACATACGTCTCTCCAACAGGTGGATACCCACACGCTCAGCCTCTATGAAAAATACCTGCAGCACTGCGGCTCAGTTTTCCAAAACGCTGCACAGGACACCGAGGACATTGTAAAG GTATTTCTAGATGCCATCCAGTCACCCAGCCCTGCATTCAGATACTTCACCAGCGGTGTCGTTCCACCTCTCACCCAACTGAAGATCACAGAACCGGATGGTTCGCAGTACATCCGTGCTATGAGCAAAATCATTTTCTCATCCGAGGAACAATAA